ccattacactatgcatcaagggattctgtactAAGTTTCTTCAATTGTTCTCTATAAATGGCTGTGTTTGCTTACTAATATAGTAAATCACTCTGAAAATCTAGGGTGAGAGTTTTCATATTTGATGTTTAACATGGTATGGTGGTCcactaccaaatgtgttcaaatcataACTCTATggttataattgttcttgccaTAGGGGTCCTTTTTATGCCTccaaagggtggcatatagtttttgaactgtcagtcagtccttccgtccgtccgaaaactttaacattggtcataacttttgcaatattgaagatggcaacttgatatttggcatgcatgtgtatctcatggacctgcacattttgagtgctgaaatggcaaggtcagggtcatccttcaaggtcaaatatatggcatctgtctgtctgtccgaaaactttgacattggtcataacttttgcaatattgaagatagcaacttgatatttggcatgcatgtgtatctcatggtcctgcacattttgagtggtgaaaggtcaaggtcattcttcaaggtcaaaggtcaaatatatggcgcaaaaaggggcattgtgttactaacaaacacatctcttgtttctgatATTATTATactgaaaactttttaaaaatcctCCCTGAAACCTGAAGGCCCAGAGGTTTGTTTTTTTGGCATGCAGCATCAAAACTTGCCATCCCCATGagtcaaatgataaataaaatattgcatagtTATATCAGTAAACATAAAAAGTCCCTGTAACATCAAGGTTCAGGGGTTTGACATGTGTATTGTAACAGTGAATGGTTTTCCTCTTCTAAGTGTGTTCATATTGtgcccctgggatcaaaactAACCATGTCCAAGGGGTCACATGATTTTTTGTACTTATATTGTAGATAACTGTAAAAGTCTTATTCTCCTTAACCTCAACGTTCAGGGGTTTAATGTTTGATGTGCAACATTGCATAGTGGTCTGCTTCTAAGTCTGTTCAAATTTTGCTCCTGGGTTTATATTTTGCCCCACTATATATTACTAActtgcatttgtatatgtttatagaaaaaacttACATTGATATAAGGAATTTTAAGTCACAAACCCCAGGGTCCAATCAAAATGTGTAACAAGCAATGTTGATATGCTGATACACTTGCTGTAATGCAGATAACAATAAGGATCGGCAAGTTTGGACAACTAACAGGCCACACTTAGTCccttatatttatgccccccttcgaagaagagggggtatattgttttgcacatgtcggtcggtctgtccgtccaccagatggtttccgaatgataactcaagaatgcttagacctaggatcatgaaacttcataggtacattgatcatgactggcagatgacccctattgattttcaggtcactaggtcaaaggtcaaggtcacagtgactcgaaatagtaaaatggtttccagatgatgaatgtaactcaagaatgcttacgcttatgatcatgaaacttcataggtacattggtaattactggcagatgacccctatcgattttcaggtcactaggtcaaaggtcaaggtcacattgactcgaaacagtaaaatggtttcctgatgataactcaagaataattaggcctaggatcatgaaacttcataggtacattgataatgactggcagatgacccctattgattttcaggtcactagttcaaaggtcaaggtcacagtgaaaaaaaacaatggctgccactacaactgacagtccatatggggggcatgcatgttttacaaacagcccttgttttggtttcaaattaatccatttatgcccagtggactctcccatccttctaaattgcatcatttatttccaaaattagggatgtttagtatacttatgtctatatttagaatatttctgacagaaattcctttaagcaattagcgcagaccctgatgagacgccgcatcatgcggcgtctcatctgggtctacgctgtttgccaaggcctttttttctagacgccaagcataaatgggttaatatgtaaaagtataacaAACTAACTGTTACGGTTCCCTTTTGTTCTACTTATTGTTTCAATCTTTAAAATCCAATCCTATTGTGCATAATACCATATTATTAGGCACATAAATATGAATGGGTATGATGTGAAAAAATTATTGGTAAATTCAagaatacattttgtattatttaatagaAATCATTTGCAATAAAATTTCTGAACATATGTGAAGAAATATAAATTTTTGCATTGAGCTCTTgtattttttagctcgactattatatatgaaatatatatagtggatctatcctactcaccccggtgtctgcgttagcgtgcaaatgttaaagttttcgtactaccccaattattttcattgtcccttgacatattgctttcatattttgcatactttaccaacatgaccccaacctataaacaagagcagacaactctatcaagcattttttcataattatggccccttttccacttagaatatgcagcaaatgttaaagttttcgtactacccatttattttcattgtaccttgatatattgctttcatattttgcatacttgtttaccaacatcaccccaacctataaacaagagcagacaactctatcaagcattttgtcataagtattgccccttttatacttagaatatgcatattattgataaatctatgataaagtttgcgtactacccccccccccccccccccccccaataaattattgaatataaacaatttccccatgatggcttatgttatactgtcaagcactcgaatagtcgagcgcgctgtcctctgacagctcttgtttcagtatacatgtagtattttaaagTTAATAGTACTTTTCAATGTTTGTATTTGAAGAAATAAGAAACTTTTGATTGGGCTTCTATAAAAGTCAAATGTTTCATTTGCACAGCATCCAAATAAAGAACTAAAGATTAACTGAAAGAAGTTAAACTGCTCCTTGTTttgataatttcaaacaatttactAAAGAAATGCCTTATTGTATCTTGTTTAGAATACTCGTTTGTCACCAGTTAAGGCAGTTCACATGCTGACAGTGTATTTTACCATATACTGTGGGTGTAATCATTTTAGATGAGTAACAGTTAATGATTTCATGGATGTACACAAGACGATATTACAGCCTAAGTCTATATGTTAAAGTGATGTTGACATCAATGATATGACATCTGCTTCAGAGAGGGTCACTACAGGAGAAATTGGACGCCTTGAAGCGCAGGAATGAGAGGCTTGCTGAGGGGGATATCTGGAGGGTGTTCACAGGTGTTCTACAGGCTGTCCAAGCCATGCACAGACATGACCCTCCATACTCCCACAGGTAAGGGGTGTTCAGACAAGGTAAGGTGCCTTCACTACCAGGCCAGGCGATCTGTGATccattgtatacatgtattggaTATCAAGCCAGACAATGTTAGATAACTTGTACATGTATGGGATATCAAGCCAGACAATGTTAGATAACTTGTATAACTTTTGAGACTTCAAGTCACTCAAAGAAAGATTAATTGTGAACAAATAGGGATATCAAACAGATATCAAGTCAGACAATGTGTGATATAGTGTATTCTTGAAGGGATATCAAGTCAGTCAATGTGAGATCTAGTGTATACATGTAGAGATATTAAGTTAGGCAATGTGAGATATGGTGTATACATGAAGAGATATCAAGTCAGACAAGTTGTATACATGAAGGGATATCTAGACAAGCAATGTGAGATATAGTGTATACATGAAGGAATATCTAGACAGGCAATGTGAGATCTAGTGTATACATGTTGAGATATCAAGCCAGGCAATGTGAGATCTAGTGCATACATGTACGAATATCTAGGCAGGCAATGTGagatatagtgtatatatgtaggGATATCATGCCATGCAATGTGAGATCAAGTGTATACATGTAGAGATATCAAGCCAGGCAATGTGAGATCTAGTGTATACATGTAGAGATATCAAGCCAGGCAATTTGAGATCTAGTGCATACATGTAGAGATATCAAGCCAGGCGATGTGagatatagtgtatacatgtagagATATCAATCCAGGCGATGTGATATCTAGTGTATACATGTAGAGATATCAAGTCAGGCATTGTGAGATATAGTGTAAACATGTAGAGATATCAAGCCAGGCAATGTGagatatagtgtatacatgtagggATATCAAGCCAGACAATGTGAGATCTAGTGTATACATGTAGGGATTTCTAGTCAGACAATGTGAGATCTAGTGTATACATGTAGGGATATCAAGCCGAGCAATGTGagatatagtgtatacatgtagggATATCAAGCCAGGCAATGTGAGATATAGTGTATGCATGTAGGGATATCAAGCCATGCAACTTGAGATCTAgggcccgtcttatcaaacatcgtacgacattcttaccttacgatgcaattttcgaagcgtcataaatatgtaaccgtcacttttataattacttttgttaaacatttccattcatttccAAAGCAGCTGtcaaatatacattatatttgaaacatacagatCATAACCACTTATATTTAAACTaacaaaattcaatcgtaagttaacattttcatacgatctttgataagacggacccctaCTGCATACATGTAGGAATATCTAGATTGGCAATGAGAGATCTAGTGTATAAATGTAGGAATATCAAGCAAGACCATGTGAGATCTTGTGTAAACATGAAGGGATATCTAGACAGGCACTGTGAGATAAAGTGTATACATGTAGGGATATCTAGACAGGCAATGTGAggtatagtgtatacatgtagggATATCAAGCCAGGCAATGTTAGATCAAGTGTATACATGTAGAGATATCAAGCCAGGCAATGTGAGATCCTCTGTATACATGTAGGGATATCTAGACAGGCAATGAGTGATCTAGTGTATATATGTAGTGATATCAAGCCAGGCAATGTGtgatatagtgtatacatgtagagATATCATGTCAGGCAATGTGAGATCTAATGTATACATGTAGAGATATCAAGTCAGGCAATGTGAGATCAAGTGTATACATGTAGAAATATCAAGCCAGGCAATGTGAGATCCTCTGTATACATGAAGGGATATCTAGACAGGCAATGAGTGATCTAGTGTATATATGTAGTGATATCAAGCCAGGCAATGTGtgatatagtgtatacatgtagagATATCAAGTCAGGCAATGTGAGATCTAGTGTATACATGTAGAGATATCAAGTCAGGCAATGTGAGATCTAGTGTATACATGTAGAGATATCAAGCCAGTCAATGTGagatatagtgtatacatgtagggATATCTAGACAGGCAATGAGAGATCCAGTGTATACATGTAGGGATATCAAGTCAGGCAATGTAAGATCTAGTGTATACGTGTAGTGATATCTAGACAGGCAATGAGAGATCCAGTGTATACATGTAGAGATATCAAGTCAGGCAATGTGAGATCTAGTGTATACACGTAGAGATATGAAGTCAGACAATGTAAGATCTAGTGTATACATGTAGAGATATCAAGTCAGGCAATGTGAGATCTAGGGtatgcatgtaggaatatatagaCAGGCAATGTGGGATCTAGTGTATGCATGTAGGAATATCAAGTCAGGCAATGTGAGATCCAGTGAATACATGAAGGCATATCAAGTCAGACAATGTGAGATCTAGTGTATACATGTAGAGATATCAAGCCAGGCAATGTGagatatagtgtatacatgtagagATATCAAGTCAGACAATGTGAGATCTAGTGTATACATGTAGGAATATCAAGCCAGGCATTGTGAGATCTAGTGTATACATGTAGCAgtgttttttcaacattttgggaaAAGGGCCAGGTCCCTTTGTATTGGGAAATATCGCGTCTTTTTTACTCAAATTGTGAAATTAATATTGTTggttttatgcttacaaatacttcaaaaattataataaatgttattgtaatattatattttctaaggttcaacatATAGAAATGGATTTGGAGATAATTGACATGTAGAGATTTATTCAAGacatatttttggaaaactttcaattgggaaaggtcccatttgggatttatatacatgtatacttttttccattgggaatgagTCCTGCTACCGCacaacatttgaacaaaaaaaacacaccttGCAGGGATATCAAGCCAGGCAATGTGATGATGGATGATGCAGGGGAGGCTATTCTGATGGACCTGGGCTCGGCCAGCCCTGCCAGGCTGCAGGTGACCACACGCTCAGAGGCTCAGGCCCTGCAGGTAAGTCTAGCCCTGCCAGGCTGCAGGTGAACACAGGCTCAAAGGCTCAGACCCTGCAGGTCAGTCTAGCCCTGCCAGGCTGCAGGTGACCAGAGGCTGAGGCCCTGCAGGTCAGTCTAGCCCTGCCAGGCTGCAGGTGAACAAAGGCTCAGACCCTGCAGGTCAGTCTAGCCCTGCCAGGCTGCAGGTGACCACACGCTCAGAGGCTCAGGCCTTGCAGGTAAGTCTAGCCCTGCCAGGCTGCAGGTGACCACAGGCTCAAAGGCTCAGACCCTGCAGGTTAGTCTAGCCCTGATAGGCTGCAGGTGACCACATGCTCAGAGGCTCAGGCCATGCAGGTCAGTCTAGCCCTGCCAGGCTGCAGGTGAACAAAGGCTCAGACCCTGCAGGTCAGTCTAGCCCTGCCAGGCTGCAGGTGACCACAGGCTCAGAGGCTCAGGCCCTGCAGGTAAGTCTAGCCCTGCCAGGCTGCAGGTGACCACAGGCTCAAAGGCTCAGGTTCTGCAGGTTAGTCTAGCCCTGATAGGCTGCAGGTGACCACATGCTCAGAGGCTCAGGCCATGCAGGTCAGTCTAGCCCTGCCAGGCTGCAGGTGAACAAAGGCTCAGACCCTGCAGGTCAGTCTAGCCCTGCCAGGCTGCAGGTGACCACAGGCTCAGAGGCTCAGGTCCTGCAGGTTAGTCTAGCCCTGCCAGGCTGCAGGTGACCACACGCTCAGAGGCTCAGGCCCTGCAGGTTAGTCTAGCCCTGCCAGGCTGCAGGTGACCACAGGCTCAGAGGCTCAGGTCCTGCAGGTTAGTCTAGCCCTTCCAGGCTGCAGGTGACCACAGGCTCAGAGGCTCAGGTCCTGCAGGTTAGTCTAGCCCTGCCACGCTGCAGGTGACCACAGGCTCAGAGGCTGAGGCCCTGCAGGTTAGTCTAGCCCTGCCAGGCTGCAGGTGACCACAGGCTCAGAGGCTCAGGTCCTGCAGGTTAGTCTAGCCCTGCCAGGCTGCAGGTGACCACACGCTCAGAGGCTCAGGCCCTGCAGGTTAGTCTAGCCCTGCCAGGCTGCAGGTGACCACAGGCTCAGAGGCTCAGGTCCTGCAGGTTAGTCTAGCCCTTCCAGGCTGCAGGTGACCACAGGCTCAGAGGCTCAGGTCCTGCAGGTTAGTCTAGCCCTGCCACGCTGCAGGTGACCACAGGCTCAGTGGCTCAGGCCCTGCAGGTTAGTCTAGCCCTGCCAGGGTGCAGGTGACCACAGGCTCAGTGGCTCAGGCCCTGCAGGTTAGTCTAGCCCTGCCAGGCTGCAGGTGACCACACGCTCAGTGGCTCAGGCCCTGCAGGTTAGTCTAGCCCTGCCAGGCTGCAGGTGACCACAGGCTCAGTGGCTCAGGCCCTGCAGGTCAGTCTAGCCCTGCCAGGCTGCAGGTGACCACATGCTCAGTGGCTCAGGCCCTGCAGGTCAGTCTAGCCCTGTCAGGCTGCAGGTGACCACAGGCTCAGAGGCTCAGGTCCTGCAGGTTAGTCTAGCCCTGCCAGGCTGCAGGTGACCACAGGCTCAGAGGCTGAGGCCCTGCAGGTTAGTCTAGCCCTGCCAGGCTGCAGGTGACCACAGGCTCAGAGGCTCAGCCCCTGCAGGTAAGTCTCATGTCTGGACTCAATGGAGCCTTACTGTTTGCACTACATAGAGTGTTGTCTcattgttgtgtttattttatagtGGTTAACGACTTTGGGTGTAttgactttgcaaaaattattttaatcaaattttttttaaatgcctcTTTAAGCTCACTCTAGCACAACATGCAGATTATTGTTTGTCCTCTGTTGGGCAGTGTGTGCCATGCATCATCATGAATCTTGTCAACACTCTCATTTATTGATCTAAATGTTATCTTTTGTAAGCAATCTGGAAGTTGTATTGTGTACTAAATCTTCATGAtatgtttttataacattttttgtaataataaacatTGTTTCTGTTCAGTCTGATAAAAAAAATGGGCAATAGGGGACGGGCAGTTTTTTGTATattatgtctatagtaaaacattgtgaacactagAGGTAGCAAATTAagtccaatcttaataaaacttgctCAGTACATGCTCAGTACATCAATTCCCAATATTATTCAAACATGTTTCAGAGCCATACACAGTATGGCCACCAAATAGTGtggcagttttcattatatgacTTTTGTGAATACTTGTGAACTCCCTAGATGTGAAtgcttgtgaactctctagatgTGAAtgcttgtgaactctctagatgTGAATGCTTGTGAACTTTCTAGATGTGAAtgcttgtgaactctctagatgTGAAtgcttgtgaactctctagatgTGAAtgcttgtgaactctctagatgTGAAtgcttgtgaactctctagatgTCAAATTTTCAGccatatcatcatgaaacttacttAGATAATTTGTTTTAAGTGTAtatcagctgagtttgaaaaaagGATATGTTGCTAAGATATCTTCCGTTGTACATTTTGTAATGATGTGTTGGTTGTACATGTTGCTATGATGTGTTGTGTTCTACATGTTTCTAGAATGAGTTCTGCGCTACATGTTTCTAGGATGTGTTCTGTTTTACATGTTGCTATGATGTGTTGTGTTCTACATGTTTCTAGGATATGTTCTGCGCTACATGTTTCTAGGATGTGTTCTGCGCTACATGTTTCTAGGATGTGTTCTGTTTTACATGTTGCTTTGATGTGTTGTGTTCTACATGTTTCTAGGATGTGTTCCATTTTACATGTTGCTATGATGTGTTGTTTTCTACATGTTTCTAGGATGTGTTCCGTTTTACCTGTTTCTAGGATGTGTTCCGTTTTACATGTTTCTAGGATGTGTTCTGTTCTACATGTTGCTAGGATGAGGCTGCTGAGCGCTGCTCCATGTTGTTCAGACCCCCAGAGCTGTTCAGTGTGGAGCCAGGAGCCAGCATTGACGAGCGCACAGATGTCTGGGTGAGTAGACACacatgtacaacaacaacaacaacagtagtaCTTCAAATGGTTTTGAGTCAGCAACTACCGGTATGTGTCTCTGATTTACATGATATATTTGGCAGACCTCCTGGTGGACATAATGAACAAAATGATCTTAtgtaaacatttactttgaagtaaaacaacaaaatgtaatgGGTCAAAAAGAGCTCAGCTTATTAATCAAGGTTTTTGTTTGaatatctttttatgtcccccaccactatagtgggggacatattgtttttggatttgttgctttgtttgtttgtgtcaaactttaacatttgccataacttttgcaatattgaagatagcaacttcatatttggcatgcatgtgtatttcatggagctgcacattttgagtggtgaaaggtcaacaacaaggtaatccttcaaggtcaaatatatgggtcaaattgctcatttaatatacacttttgcaatattgaagatagcaacttgatatgtggcatgcatgtgtatctcatatagctgcacatttttagtggtgaaaggtcaaggtcatccttcaaggtcaaaggtcaattctATGggtggacatagtgtttcacaaacacatcttgttaacagatgttatttcattatttaaacattttgaatCAAGTATCATTAGAACTAACAATTCTACTTATATTCTAGTCACTGGGATGCTTTCTGTATGCGATGGCGTTTGGGGAGTCTCCATTTGAGAAGGTCTACCAGAGAGGGGACAGTATTGCCTTGGCTGTCATGTCACAGAATGTCTCATTCCCAACACACAGGTGAGCTGGTAGCTAAAAGTcagttgttttctttcttttatattaTTATGTCTTCCAATAGTAAGTtagaaaataaatagaaaaaaactaACATGTGCCCACCTTAAACCCAGACAGATCACTCGTATGTGCATGTTCCTGCTATGGATAGTGTTCATGTGTGTAGGGCAGCAAGAAATTGTTTAAATGTTGGAAAATTGTCATATCAATACGACATGTCACGTGCTTTAACCATGTTATTGGCTTAAAGTTCAGTGTCAAAGTGGACAATTTAAGTTTGTATAAATTCATGTATGGAAGTTGTGAAAGTGGATGTTCAACTCTA
This is a stretch of genomic DNA from Dreissena polymorpha isolate Duluth1 chromosome 7, UMN_Dpol_1.0, whole genome shotgun sequence. It encodes these proteins:
- the LOC127839429 gene encoding serine/threonine-protein kinase 16-like gives rise to the protein MGCMCGKEAVTINSRRFYVRSRLGEGGFSVVDLLEEARTHALFAMKRITCHGPADERLALREVEVMRALRHRHIVPLEEYCQITIGRHDQSQDTISEVLLIMPYYKRGSLQEKLDALKRRNERLAEGDIWRVFTGVLQAVQAMHRHDPPYSHRDIKPGNVMMDDAGEAILMDLGSASPARLQVTTRSEAQALQDEAAERCSMLFRPPELFSVEPGASIDERTDVWSLGCFLYAMAFGESPFEKVYQRGDSIALAVMSQNVSFPTHSYSVKLEECIRLCLVVNQMERPFIERVMEAAAL